The genome window TTGGACCCGAGCTCGAGCGTTACCCTCTTGAGCCCGCTCCGCTCCTTGATTTGAACGCCAACAGGCGGGCTTCCGGTGAACGTCACCATTGCCAGGCGATCATCCTCTACCAGGCGGTTGCCAACCGTCCGCCCGCTCCCGATGACCAGATTGAGCGCGCCGGCAGGGAGCCCCGCTTCCACCATGAGCTCCGCAAGCTTTATGGACGAAAGGGGGGTCTTTGTGGCGGGTTTCAGCACGAGCGCGTTGCCGGCCGCTATGGCGGGCGCCACCTTGTGCGCTACCAGATTAAGAGGAAAGTTGAAGGGTGCGATGGCTCCGATCACGCCGATGGGGGTTCGGATGTAGAACCCGAAGCGACCCGCCGACACAGGAGACGCGTCCATGGGGACAAGCTCACCATGGGCATTGCGCGCCTCCAGTGAGGCGAAGCGGAAGGTTTCCGCGCTTCTATCCGCTTCCGCAAGGGCAAATTTCCACGACTTGCCCGCTTCGCGCGCTATTATTTCGGCGATCTCCTCCCGGTCTCGCGTGATCAGCTCCGAAGTACGCTCAAGTATGTCGGAACGTCGATGCGCCGGAAGAGCGGCCATTTCGGCGAAGCCCGCCTGTGCTGCATGTATGGCGCGATCCACATCCTCGTTCGTCGCCTCGGGCACAACGCCTATGACCGAGCCGTCGTAGGGGTTTACGACCTCGATACCCGGCCGGTCGTCCCCTGTCCACTCACCACCGACAAGAACCTTATAGCGCTTTGCCATGGATACTCCCTCTCTAGCACGCAAATGCTCTTTTTCCTGAAGGACGTTCATAGTATAGTTCACAAGACGTCACTGCATGGGCAGGTTCGTTCGCAACCGTACCGCCATCAACCCGATGCTCCAACTGAAGGAGAGACATGCCGAAACTAAGCGACGACGACAAGAAACTCTTACTCGCACTAGCCAGGGAAGCCATAGTTACCTATGTCAGGGAGGGTGTTATTCCGACCTCGGAGCTCTCCGTACCAAGTCTGCGCGATCACTATGGTTGTTTTGTCTGCATCAAAAAAGACGGGAAATTGCGCGGCTGCATCGGCAATTTCACGTCCAGCCAGCCACTGTACCAACTGGTCAGGGAGATGGCTGTGTCCGCCGCAACCCGTGATCCGCGCTTTTATCCGATGACCAGCAAAGACATCGCAAATTTTTCTCTGGAAATTTCCGTTTTGAGCCCCTTGGAAAAAATAACCTCACCAGAACAGATTATAGTGGGAACCCACGGCATCTACATCGAGAAAAATGTCTGTCGGGGGATACTCCTGCCCCAGGTCGCCACGGAATACGGCTGGGACCGCGATACGTTCCTCATGCAAACCTGTGTTAAGGCCGGTCTCAAGCCTGACGATTGGCGGGATGGGGCTGACATTTACATTTTCAGCGCAGAGGTGTTCAACTGATCTCGACAGCCGAGACACCTGAAGCGGGAACGTTTAGAAAAAATGGGGAGATGCGGTGACATCTCCCCATTTTCTATTTACTTGCAGCAAAGGTGCCGGGGACGTCATCCCCGGCACCTGTACGGCTAAAACTTGCGGCCGCCTTCTTCAGCCCACTTCTCGAGCATCGGAGTGGTGACGGACTTGGGACGCTCGATGGCGTAACCGAGGCCACGGTCCCACGTGATGTTCGCCATGCAGCCGAGCGCACGGCCCACACCGAAGAGAACGGTGTAGAAGTCCCACTCTTTGACGCCGTAGTACCACTGAATGACACCGGACTGGGCATCGACGTTGGGCCAGGGGTTCTTGGCCTTGCCGTGCTCCATGAGTACGCCCGGGGCGACTTCGAAGATCATGGCAACCAGCTTGAACAGCGGATCATCCTTGAGCCCCGGAGTCTTGAGACAGAACTCGCGCTGCGAGGTGTACCGCGGGTCGGTCTTGCGGAGAACGGCGTGGCCGTAGCCCGGAATGACCTGACCGGAGTTGAGCGTATCCCACAGGGCCTTGGTGACCAGTTCCTTGGTGGGCTCAACATCCTTGCAGTACTTCTCCTGGAACTTGATGGTCCAGTCGAGAACTTCCTGGTTGGCAAGGCCGTGCAGCGGACCGGCGAGGCCGTTCAGACCGGCGGAGTAGGCATAGTAGGGGTCGGACAGGGCCGAGTGCACCAAGTGGGTGGTGTGGGCCGACACGTTGCCGGACTCGTGGTCGGAGTGAAGGATGAAGTACATCCGGGCAACATCCTCGTACTCCTTGCACTGACCGATCATGCGGGCGAAGTTCGCGCCGCAGTCAGCGCCCTTGTCGATGCCAATCTGCTTGTCACCCCTGTACTTGAGGTTGTAGATGAATGCGGCAATGACCGGGATACGGGCGACGAGATCATAGGCATCTTCGTAGACGTATTCCCAGGCGTTCATTTTGTTGAATTTGCCCGAATTGTAGAACCCGCAGAACTTGGAGTCCTTCTGGAGGGCAAGGATGCCGACGGAGAGCATGACCATGGGGTGGCTTTCCTTCGGCAGGGCACGGATGGCGTCAAACACGTACTGGGGAACTTCCTGGCGGACCTTCCACTCGGCAACCACTTCGTCAACCTGGGCCTGGGTCGGAACTTCTCCGGTCAGGAGGAAGTACCAGAAGGATTCAACGGTCGGATAGTCTGAACCGGGAGCCTTGGGGAGGGCCTCAAAGGTCTCGGGAATGGTCTTGCCGCGGAACCGGATCCTTCCTGGGGGTCGAGATAGGAGATGTCGGTTACCAGGCAGCGGATGTCACGGGCACCGCCGATGCATTGATCAATGGTCACCTGGTCGATGATGACCTTGCCGAACTCTTTCACGAGCCGGGTGGTGCGGGGACGGTGCTCCTCAATTTTCTGCTTAAGGGTTTCCTTGAGTGCCATGTTACGTGCTCTCCTTTCCAAGCTGTGATGTTTTAATAAACAAAAACAAACTATCAACCTCGCCTGCCTTCTTCCCCCCTCCTTTCCGCTGGTGGTGTCACGGTACTGGAAATTTCAGTCGGTTATACCTCCGATACCACAAAATACGGCATAAAATCGAGGTACCGATCATCGTGAAAACGGCAGAAATCTCTTTTTAGTATACTGTATACAATTTTACTGTAAAGCCTTATACCATTCAATCTGATTAAACTCAACAAAATTTTACATGATAACGGGCAACAAGGGGCGCGGCGGCCGGCGTGAATCCGGAGGTGTGGAGCGGGACGTTTCACCTCGGTCAAGGCGACGTCCCGCCGGAGGGGTGAGTGGCTGCGGTCAGAGAATGACCAGTTCCTGGTCCGAGAATGTCAGTTGCTTGAGCCCTTCATAGTTTGAGATGTAAAAGGTATTTTCGATCCCGATGGCCCCTTCGCCCGGGAAGACGACCTTCGGCTCGAACGCGAACACCATGCCCGGCTCAAGGACCATCTCGGTGAAGCCGCGCGCAATGAACGGATACTCGTCGATCTCGATGCCGATGCCGTGGCCGATAAAGGAAACCTGGGCGCCGCGGGCGCCCATGAAACTGTCGGCGTATCCCAGTTCTTCGGCCAGGGCACGGCATCCCTCATAGACATCGCCCCACGGCGTGCCGGGAAGAGCCAGTTCGGTCATCCGCTCCTGAACCCTGATCATGTCGTCATAGGCACGACGCAACCGATCGGAAATCCCCCCGATGGCCAGGACGCGTGTCTGGTCCACCAGGTAGCCGTCAACGCAACCCGCGAAATCGACGATGATCGGCTCGTTGCGCTCGATCCGCTTGAGCCCGGCTCCCTGACCGAACGAGGGATTGAGCCCCAGGCCCCCAAGGGGGGTATCCACATAGGCAGGGACCGCCGTATCGGCTCCGGAGAAGATATGGGCATAAAACAGCTCGGAGTTGAAGGAGCGCATCCGGACGAGCCCCTGGTGGCCTTCCTTCCGGGCAGTGAACTCCAACTCCGCCGCCAGCGCCAGGTCGGTCATTCCCTCACGGATGACCGACCTGGCGCGGCGGTGGACCTTGTCGACCTGGACTGCGGCATCCTGAAGGAGATGGATCTCGTACTTGCTCTTGATCATCCTGACCCGCCGGATGAGAGGCGTTGCATCGCTGAAGTCGGCGGCGGGAAAGACGGCGCGGTAGCGCTCGAAGAAGGCTACCGGCACCACATCGAGCTCCATGCCGATCCGGGCGGGCAGAGAATAGCCGTGGTCCGCCAGGATTCCGGGGATGTTCTTCATGGAGGAAAACGGGACGACCAACTTGAGCCCCGACTCCATCCGCGCCCGGGAATGCTCTTTGCGGACCATGTAGATGGGGTCGCCCTCAATGGGCACATAGAGGTTGCCGCTCTGGATGGTGCCGGTGAAATAAAACAAGTCGGCATTCTGAACGATGATGACCGCATCGAGGCCGGCCCCGGCCATGTATGTCTGAAGCCGGGAAATGCGGTGGTCCAGCTCTTCCCTCGGAGTGATGCGCATGGAAACCTCTCTTTGTGTACGTGACCCGGGCGTCATTCTCCGCCGGATTGACGGCGAAGCCGCGCCTCCTTTTCCAGGCGCCGACGCTTGCGGCCCCCCAGGAAAGCCTCTTCGATGAAGATCGCCGCGAAACAGACGACGAACAACACCATGAGAACGCCGAGAATCTTTTCCCTCATGCCAGTGCTCCGGTCAGGCGGTTTCCCCCGGCCCTTCGAGGCCGAGTTCCTTGATGGCCATTTCCCGCAGCTTGAACTTCTGGATCTTGCCCGAGGCGGTCATGGGGTAGGAATCTACGAATTTGACATACTTGGGAATCTTGTAGTTGGCAATCTTGCCCCTGCAGAAATTCCGCACATCTTCCTCGGTCATGATCTCGCCCTTCTTGAGAATGACCGCGGCCATGACCTGCTCCCCGTACTTGCGGTCGGGGACGCCATAGATCTGAACATCCGATATTTTCGGGTGAGTATAGAGAAACTCCTCTATCTCGCGAGGATAGACATTCTCGCCGCCGCGAATGATCATGTTTTTGATCCGGCCGGTGATCTTGCAGTAGCCGTTCTCATCCATTACGGCCAGGTCACCCGTGTGGAGCCAGCCGTCGGCATCGATTGCCCGTGCGGTCTCCTCGGGCATCTTGTAGTACCCCTTCATGACCAGGTAGCCGCGGGTGCACAGCTCGCCCTGCTTGCCCGGCGGCAGCTCGGCACCGGTTTCGATGTCGACGATCTTGACCTCCACGTCGGGAAGCGCCCGGCCCACCGTGGCCACCCGAAGCTCGATGGCATCGTCGGTGCGGGTCTGGGTGATCACCGGCGACGATTCGGTCTGGCCGTAGGCGATGGTGATCTCGCTGGCGTGCATCTGGCTGATGACCTTTTTCATGACCTCGATGGGACAGTTGGAGCCGGCCATGATCCCGGTGCGGAGGCTCGTGAGATCGAACTTCGGGAAATCCGGGTGCTCCAGTTCCGCGATGAACATGGTGGGAACGCCGTGGACCGCGGTACAGCGCTCCTTCTCGATGGTGCGCAGCACCGCGAGGGGGTCGAAAATCTCAACCGGCACCATGGTCGTGCCATGGGTGACGCAGGCCATGACGGCGAGCACGCAACCGAAGCAGTGGAAAAAGGGGACTGGGATACAGA of Geobacter anodireducens contains these proteins:
- a CDS encoding peptidase M24 codes for the protein MRITPREELDHRISRLQTYMAGAGLDAVIIVQNADLFYFTGTIQSGNLYVPIEGDPIYMVRKEHSRARMESGLKLVVPFSSMKNIPGILADHGYSLPARIGMELDVVPVAFFERYRAVFPAADFSDATPLIRRVRMIKSKYEIHLLQDAAVQVDKVHRRARSVIREGMTDLALAAELEFTARKEGHQGLVRMRSFNSELFYAHIFSGADTAVPAYVDTPLGGLGLNPSFGQGAGLKRIERNEPIIVDFAGCVDGYLVDQTRVLAIGGISDRLRRAYDDMIRVQERMTELALPGTPWGDVYEGCRALAEELGYADSFMGARGAQVSFIGHGIGIEIDEYPFIARGFTEMVLEPGMVFAFEPKVVFPGEGAIGIENTFYISNYEGLKQLTFSDQELVIL
- a CDS encoding AMP-binding protein, with translation MAQLLEFTVGGLLDHIAARYPDNDALVYVDRGLRYSYRQFNEVCRKVAKGLLRLGVKKGDHVAIWAYNVPEWVVLQFATAKIGAVLVTVNTNYKSAELEYILNQSDSSTLFLVKSFKDTDYVATVNEVVPELAGSEAGALSSAKLPFLRNVVFIGSETPAGMLNFEAIAAMGEHVSDDELAAVEGTLDRHDVINMQYTSGTTGFPKGVMLTHSNIVNNGFNIGECMKFTEKDRLCIPVPFFHCFGCVLAVMACVTHGTTMVPVEIFDPLAVLRTIEKERCTAVHGVPTMFIAELEHPDFPKFDLTSLRTGIMAGSNCPIEVMKKVISQMHASEITIAYGQTESSPVITQTRTDDAIELRVATVGRALPDVEVKIVDIETGAELPPGKQGELCTRGYLVMKGYYKMPEETARAIDADGWLHTGDLAVMDENGYCKITGRIKNMIIRGGENVYPREIEEFLYTHPKISDVQIYGVPDRKYGEQVMAAVILKKGEIMTEEDVRNFCRGKIANYKIPKYVKFVDSYPMTASGKIQKFKLREMAIKELGLEGPGETA
- a CDS encoding aldehyde dehydrogenase; amino-acid sequence: MAKRYKVLVGGEWTGDDRPGIEVVNPYDGSVIGVVPEATNEDVDRAIHAAQAGFAEMAALPAHRRSDILERTSELITRDREEIAEIIAREAGKSWKFALAEADRSAETFRFASLEARNAHGELVPMDASPVSAGRFGFYIRTPIGVIGAIAPFNFPLNLVAHKVAPAIAAGNALVLKPATKTPLSSIKLAELMVEAGLPAGALNLVIGSGRTVGNRLVEDDRLAMVTFTGSPPVGVQIKERSGLKRVTLELGSNSPTIIEDDGDVDAAVARCVVGSFANSGQVCISVQRIFVHQRRYREFVDKFVAATQKLKVGDPMDRDCDIGPMISRDELQRAVEWLEEATSLGARLETGGTVVGNCLTPAILSGVTPDMKVVCSEVFAPIVSVIPYETFDQALDMADDSIYGLQAGVYTSDINKAFQAIRRLDVGGVIINDVPTFRVDHMPYGGNKQSGLGREGIRYAMEEMTNIKFVCLNL